A section of the Roseivirga sp. BDSF3-8 genome encodes:
- a CDS encoding helix-turn-helix domain-containing protein, protein MDTQQLTQNIIALRKRFGLRQQHLADRLDISRSTLAMYETGRRDVPPEKLRIMADLFGVTVRELRETDLRHEAQIQKKLSATLMDKDREELNNMSRSELTEYALGLLLDNKQLIAELASYRSMIRAIKSNISTLPKDSHNPTDL, encoded by the coding sequence ATGGATACTCAGCAGCTTACTCAAAACATAATAGCCCTGCGCAAGCGCTTCGGGCTCAGGCAGCAGCACCTGGCCGACCGCCTCGACATAAGCCGCTCTACCCTGGCTATGTATGAGACAGGCAGGCGGGACGTTCCGCCTGAGAAGCTCCGTATCATGGCAGACCTATTTGGCGTTACAGTACGCGAGCTGCGAGAAACAGATCTGCGCCACGAGGCCCAGATACAAAAAAAGCTCAGCGCCACCCTTATGGACAAGGACCGCGAAGAGCTTAATAATATGTCTCGTAGCGAGCTTACCGAATACGCCCTTGGCCTGTTATTGGATAACAAACAGCTTATAGCCGAGCTTGCTTCCTATCGTAGCATGATCAGGGCCATTAAGAGCAACATCTCCACCCTGCCCAAAGACTCCCACAACCCCACCGACCTGTAA